A region of Penaeus chinensis breed Huanghai No. 1 chromosome 38, ASM1920278v2, whole genome shotgun sequence DNA encodes the following proteins:
- the LOC125046258 gene encoding ketosamine-3-kinase-like isoform X3: protein MFKTIKEALGITYLRSTGQGGGGYISEGEIYKTDKGQLFLKRNADPMARQMFDGELEGLKAIIATGTVRAPEPHFVIDNPDGGAVLVMESLDMKDIKNHSAALGEQVARMHLHNLEEIKKYDNCNSRVGQNQNCEPVMQFGFPVTTCCGYIPQDNTWCDDWLVFFSRKLQLQFTLIEKEFGNREVRELWSFLQLKLPQFFKDADVKPSLCHGDFWSVIFDPAAFYGHFEFDLAIAKSYGGFDKQFWESYYNVLPRAKGWNKRYKVYKLFGLLLEWNHFGNMNCAAAVHLMRDLCW from the exons ATGTTTAAAACTATTAAGGAAGCCCTTGGTATTACCTACCTCAGGAGTACAGGCCAAGGAGGTGGTGGATATATTAGCGAGGGAGAAATATACAAGACAGATAAAGGGCAATTGTTTTTGAAAAGGAATGCAGATCCAATG GCTCGACAAATGTTTGATGGGGAACTTGAAGGCCTGAAAGCCATAATTGCCACTGGAACTGTAAGAGCTCCTGAGCCACATTTTGTGATAGATAACCCAGATGGAGGCGCTGTTCTTGTCATGGAGAGCCTAGATATGAAGGACATTAAAAATCACTCGGCTGCATTGGGGGAGCAGGTGGCCAG AATGCACCTGCATAATctagaagaaattaagaaatatgaCAATTGCAATAGTCGTGTTGGTCAAAATCAGAATTGTGAACCAGTTATGCAGTTTGGGTTCCCTGTTACTACTTGTTGTGGTTATATACCTCAAGACAACACCTGGTGTGATGATTGGTTG GTGTTTTTTTCAAGAAAACTTCAGTTGCAGTTCACCTTAATAGAAAAAGAG TTTGGCAATCGTGAAGTAAGAGAGCTCTGGTCGTTTTTACAACTGAAACTTCCTCAGTTTTTCAAGGATGCAGACGTAAAGCCATCTTTATGCCATGGAGACTTTTGGAGTG tgattTTTGATCCTGCTGCATTCTATGGCCATTTTGAATTTGATTTAGCAATTGCAAAATCGTATGGAGGTTTTGATAAGCAATTCTGGGAAAGTTACTACAATGTACTTCCAAGAGCTAAAGGATGGAATAAGAGATACAAGGTGTACAAGCTCTTTGGCCTGTTGCTTGAATG GAATCACTTTGGGAATATGAACTGTGCTGCAGCAGTCCACTTGATGAGGGATTTGTGCTGGTAA
- the LOC125046258 gene encoding ketosamine-3-kinase-like isoform X1, producing MFKTIKEALGITYLRSTGQGGGGYISEGEIYKTDKGQLFLKRNADPMARQMFDGELEGLKAIIATGTVRAPEPHFVIDNPDGGAVLVMESLDMKDIKNHSAALGEQVARMHLHNLEEIKKYDNCNSRVGQNQNCEPVMQFGFPVTTCCGYIPQDNTWCDDWLVFFSRKLQLQFTLIEKEFGNREVRELWSFLQLKLPQFFKDADVKPSLCHGDFWSGNVAEITNCPGVIFDPAAFYGHFEFDLAIAKSYGGFDKQFWESYYNVLPRAKGWNKRYKVYKLFGLLLEWNHFGNMNCAAAVHLMRDLCW from the exons ATGTTTAAAACTATTAAGGAAGCCCTTGGTATTACCTACCTCAGGAGTACAGGCCAAGGAGGTGGTGGATATATTAGCGAGGGAGAAATATACAAGACAGATAAAGGGCAATTGTTTTTGAAAAGGAATGCAGATCCAATG GCTCGACAAATGTTTGATGGGGAACTTGAAGGCCTGAAAGCCATAATTGCCACTGGAACTGTAAGAGCTCCTGAGCCACATTTTGTGATAGATAACCCAGATGGAGGCGCTGTTCTTGTCATGGAGAGCCTAGATATGAAGGACATTAAAAATCACTCGGCTGCATTGGGGGAGCAGGTGGCCAG AATGCACCTGCATAATctagaagaaattaagaaatatgaCAATTGCAATAGTCGTGTTGGTCAAAATCAGAATTGTGAACCAGTTATGCAGTTTGGGTTCCCTGTTACTACTTGTTGTGGTTATATACCTCAAGACAACACCTGGTGTGATGATTGGTTG GTGTTTTTTTCAAGAAAACTTCAGTTGCAGTTCACCTTAATAGAAAAAGAG TTTGGCAATCGTGAAGTAAGAGAGCTCTGGTCGTTTTTACAACTGAAACTTCCTCAGTTTTTCAAGGATGCAGACGTAAAGCCATCTTTATGCCATGGAGACTTTTGGAGTGGTAATGTAGCTGAAATTACCAATTGTCCAGGTG tgattTTTGATCCTGCTGCATTCTATGGCCATTTTGAATTTGATTTAGCAATTGCAAAATCGTATGGAGGTTTTGATAAGCAATTCTGGGAAAGTTACTACAATGTACTTCCAAGAGCTAAAGGATGGAATAAGAGATACAAGGTGTACAAGCTCTTTGGCCTGTTGCTTGAATG GAATCACTTTGGGAATATGAACTGTGCTGCAGCAGTCCACTTGATGAGGGATTTGTGCTGGTAA
- the LOC125046258 gene encoding ketosamine-3-kinase-like isoform X2 produces MFKTIKEALGITYLRSTGQGGGGYISEGEIYKTDKGQLFLKRNADPMARQMFDGELEGLKAIIATGTVRAPEPHFVIDNPDGGAVLVMESLDMKDIKNHSAALGEQVARMHLHNLEEIKKYDNCNSRVGQNQNCEPVMQFGFPVTTCCGYIPQDNTWCDDWLVFFSRKLQLQFTLIEKEFGNREVRELWSFLQLKLPQFFKDADVKPSLCHGDFWSGNVAEITNCPVIFDPAAFYGHFEFDLAIAKSYGGFDKQFWESYYNVLPRAKGWNKRYKVYKLFGLLLEWNHFGNMNCAAAVHLMRDLCW; encoded by the exons ATGTTTAAAACTATTAAGGAAGCCCTTGGTATTACCTACCTCAGGAGTACAGGCCAAGGAGGTGGTGGATATATTAGCGAGGGAGAAATATACAAGACAGATAAAGGGCAATTGTTTTTGAAAAGGAATGCAGATCCAATG GCTCGACAAATGTTTGATGGGGAACTTGAAGGCCTGAAAGCCATAATTGCCACTGGAACTGTAAGAGCTCCTGAGCCACATTTTGTGATAGATAACCCAGATGGAGGCGCTGTTCTTGTCATGGAGAGCCTAGATATGAAGGACATTAAAAATCACTCGGCTGCATTGGGGGAGCAGGTGGCCAG AATGCACCTGCATAATctagaagaaattaagaaatatgaCAATTGCAATAGTCGTGTTGGTCAAAATCAGAATTGTGAACCAGTTATGCAGTTTGGGTTCCCTGTTACTACTTGTTGTGGTTATATACCTCAAGACAACACCTGGTGTGATGATTGGTTG GTGTTTTTTTCAAGAAAACTTCAGTTGCAGTTCACCTTAATAGAAAAAGAG TTTGGCAATCGTGAAGTAAGAGAGCTCTGGTCGTTTTTACAACTGAAACTTCCTCAGTTTTTCAAGGATGCAGACGTAAAGCCATCTTTATGCCATGGAGACTTTTGGAGTGGTAATGTAGCTGAAATTACCAATTGTCCAG tgattTTTGATCCTGCTGCATTCTATGGCCATTTTGAATTTGATTTAGCAATTGCAAAATCGTATGGAGGTTTTGATAAGCAATTCTGGGAAAGTTACTACAATGTACTTCCAAGAGCTAAAGGATGGAATAAGAGATACAAGGTGTACAAGCTCTTTGGCCTGTTGCTTGAATG GAATCACTTTGGGAATATGAACTGTGCTGCAGCAGTCCACTTGATGAGGGATTTGTGCTGGTAA